The Paraphotobacterium marinum genome segment TTTGTTTTGTTTTATGGAGATGAAAATAGTATGTTCCCATATCCATAGATGTTGAATTAATGGATAACACTAATGATTTAGGTAAGTTAAGTTTGTTAGTAGTGCTTAGATAAATTTTATTGGGCTTAAGCTGTTTCAGCTGTCTGTTTTTTAACTTGATAATAAAGGAATCATGAGCACAATATCCATTAGACAAAACACATGAATTTTCAATTGAGAAAATTGTATTAGAAAATAAACTAAACCAAAATATTATAAAGTATTTCATAATATTCAGGCTATTAAACTATCTATTATATGTCTAACTTGAATTCAGATCTTCTGGAAAGAAATCACGATTATGTTTTTTTTAAAGAATTTAATAAATAAACTATAAATATCCCACAAAAGAAGGAAAAGAACGAATAATAAACGTAATTTTCTTGGCCAGTTAATAAAGTATATGTATTTGGCAAGACTTGATTAAACTCTAAAATTGAGAACTGGTATAAAGAACAATTTTCTATTTGCCAAGGCCACAGCTTTATAAGTGTTCCAATCATTAGGCCAATTAAAAATAAGAATGTTGAGTCTTTATATTTTGTAAGAAAAAAGTTTAGTATTTTAGAAAAGCTTATAAGGCCAAAAAGAGCACCAAAGGCAAAAATTAAAATTGTATTGAGTTCAAAAGATTTAATGGCGTTTAAAATAGGAATATAATATCCAAATAAAACCAGCAATAAACTTCCAGATATTCCTGGTAAAATCATTGCGCATATAGCAACAGCCGCAACAAAAAATGTATTCAAGGGAGTGAATGTAATCACAATAGAAGAAGAAGATGTCAGTATTAGCGCAACAAAAAAACCTAATAATGAAAATAATAATAATCGTTTCTTAATATTATTTATTTCTTGAAACATTATCACAATTGACATAATCATTAGTCCCATAAAAAAAGACCATGTTACAACTGGGTAATGGGTTAATAAATATGTTATTACATGCGCAAATGAAAAAATACTCACTAAAATGCCACTAAATAAAAAAACTAAAAATTTGAAATTAATTTTTTGTAATGTAGCTTTAAGGCCATTTTTTTTGAAAAATATAACTAATTCTGGAGATATGCTGCTGATGCTTTGAATTAACTGAGGATAAATACCAGTTATAAAAGCAATAGTGCCACCAGATATTCCTGGGACTACATCAGCAGAGCCCATAGCAAGACCTTTCATAAAATTTATTAGATTTTTTAACATTTATACAAAATAATAATATTTAAATGATAATAAGATAATAAACGAAAGAGCTTAATTTGGGAAGTTAAAAAACTATGAACAATTATGAATTAGAGAAGTTATTAAAATGTTCATGGTCTTCATCGAGGACTTCACTATATTTAGCTCTATTTTCTTTGATTAATTGAGCAGCATAACTGGGAGAAAAAGCATGTCTCTCTCCTTTGACTAAAAAATATTCATTCTCAAATATTTTATCTTTGTATTTACCATCTTCAAGGATTTCTACTATAACTTTCATTGTTTATACCTAATTGAAATAATTAACATTGTAAATCAAACAGATTCAGATCATCAAGATTTAAATATGAAAAAGTATATTTCATAATTTAATTATAGTTTACTTTTAATTGGATTTGTTGACCTGGATGAATTGTTTTATTTATGTTTAAGTTATTCCATACTTTTATTTCTTTGATTGATACTTTAAATCTTGATGCAATAGAAGAAAGCGTATCCCCCCTTTTAACTTTATAAGTAATCACA includes the following:
- a CDS encoding DUF368 domain-containing protein, giving the protein MLKNLINFMKGLAMGSADVVPGISGGTIAFITGIYPQLIQSISSISPELVIFFKKNGLKATLQKINFKFLVFLFSGILVSIFSFAHVITYLLTHYPVVTWSFFMGLMIMSIVIMFQEINNIKKRLLLFSLLGFFVALILTSSSSIVITFTPLNTFFVAAVAICAMILPGISGSLLLVLFGYYIPILNAIKSFELNTILIFAFGALFGLISFSKILNFFLTKYKDSTFLFLIGLMIGTLIKLWPWQIENCSLYQFSILEFNQVLPNTYTLLTGQENYVYYSFFSFFCGIFIVYLLNSLKKT